The sequence below is a genomic window from Syntrophorhabdaceae bacterium.
CGACCTTGTCGTTGTCGATGAGGTATCCATGGTCGATACCCTTCTTATGTACCATTTTCTCAAGGCGATGCCTGCCGGGGCCACGCTGGTCCTTGTCGGGGACATTGATCAGTTGCCTTCAGTAGGCCCTGGTAATGTTTTAAAAGACATTATTGACGCAGGCCGTGTTCAGGTTATAAGGCTCAATGAGATATTCCGGCAGTCACGTCAGAGTATGATCATTGTAAATGCCCATCGCATCAATGATGGTGAGATGCCGCTTGCAGCGTATGGCGAAGGATCCCTGAAGGATTTTTACTTTTTCGCCATAGAGGAACCCGAAAAAGTGCTGGAAAAGGTGATCAGTCTCTGCAAAGAGGGATTGGTTTCGAGGTTCGGTTATGATCCGCTCAACGATATCCAGGTTCTTACCCCGATGCATCGCGGCACCGTGGGCGTGGCGAATCTCAACACAGAACTGCAGAAGGCGCTGAACCCTGCAAAAGAGGAACTTTTGCGGGGAGGCAAGCTGTTCAAGACCGGCGATAAGGTTATGCAGATACGGAACAATTATGATAAGGATGTCTACAACGGTGATATAGGAAGGGTTGCGGGTATTGACAGGGAGATACAGGAACTGAAGGTCAGTTATGACGGAAGGCTGGTCTCCTATGATTTCTCCGATCTCGACGAGGTCGTCCTCGCTTACGCCATATCGGTTCATAAGTCCCAGGGGAGCGAATATCCCGTTGTTATCATGCCCGTCCTGACGCAGCATTATATGCTTTTGCAGCGAAATCTTTTCTATACCGGCGTCACCCGCGGTAAAAAACTTGTTATCCTTATCGGTACAAAAAAGGCCCTCGCAATCGCAGTGAGGAATAACAAGCCCCAGAAACGGTACACGCTCTTGAGAGAAAGGCTGAGGAACGAAATACCTGTAAGGCGTGAGGCGCTATTGGAGCAAAAAGCAGAACACCCGTAATTCGTAAATCGTAATTCGTAATTGGATGAATCCTATAAAAGGTGAAATGTGGAAAGTGAAATGTGGAAAGTGAAAAGCAACAGGCCATTGTGAAGCAACAGGGCATAGCGGGGTGTCATTGCGAGCGGAGCGCGGCAATCTCAACTCTGATTTTTTTGCTATGAGCTATGAGCCGCCTTTTATTTCGTCCCTCGTCCAAGCGGAGCGGACGTCCTTCGTCCTTCGGTTCCTCCCTCCCGCCTCCAGCCTATCGCCTCACGGGTGTCCTGCTATGAACCGATCTCATCTTTTGCTGTTTTTAAATGCCTCCCACTCCCCCCTTCCTTTCAGGACATCGCGGTAGACCTCAAGGGCCTTGTTGACAAGGGGCATTCCTCCGTAAGGTGCAAGCTGGAAAAAGACCTCTGCCAGTTTGCGCGGGTCACACCCTACATTGAGGGCGGCATTCACGTGGAGCCTAAGCTCATCGGCAGCGCCGAGGGCCGCGAGCATCGCGCATGCTGCCATCTGCCTCTCGGGAAGCGTGAGCACGGTCCTTGAATAAAGGTTGCCGGTGATAAACATCGAGAGGTCGTTTGCGAGGTCCTTGTCGAATTCTTTCCATGTAAGATAAGGCGGGTCAAGCTTGATGCCGCCTGTCCAGAGCTTTTTCGCAGTCTCCTGGGTTCTCTTCTTTGCCTCTTCGTCCACGGTGAATCTCCTCCTTTGTTTTTTAAAGGTTTTACCACGTGCCTCTTCAGTGCGTCAAACGTTTACCGGGGCTTGCGTCGCCCCCTCCAGCAGCAAAGCGCGACCCGCAAGCGGGTACCCCGGCCTCCCCCTCTCGCTCGTGAACTCGCTACAGAATATAGGTCCAATAGGTCGTATAGGACCTATATTCAGATTCTCACCTTCTGCTCTTCTCACCCTCTCACCTTCTTGCTTTTTACTCTCCGCTCTCTGCTCCATGCTCTCTGCTGCCTTATACCGGGGCTTGCGTCGCCCCCTCCAGCAGCAAAGCGCGACCCGCAAGCGGGTACCCCGGCCTCCCCCTCTCGCCCGAGAACGGGCTAGTAAATATTATAGGTTCAATAAGTCCTATAAGACCTATATTCTTCTTTTCGTTTTTTACTCTCCGCTCTTTGCTCCATGCTCTCTGCTGCCTTATTAAAAGCACAGGGATGGATTACCGATAGGTTTTGGATCTGGTGACGATGTTGATATATGTTTCAAGATTGCTCAACGTCTCTATATCCACGTTCAGGAATTGAGCGCCTATGGTTATCTTGTCGCCGCCGCTGCGAAGGTTGCGTACCGTTGCCTGAACTGTTGTTACGCCCGATGACCCGCCTATATGGAGAGAAAACTTAACGTCATCGCCAACCTTGATATCGGGCAGACCCTCATGATCGCTTAAGTCAAAGAAGAAATTACAGCCACCGGCGCTGATATCAAGGATAACACCGGCATAGTCGATGTTGTTGTTGATCAATTTTGCCGGGAGGAAACAGGAAACCCGCTCTTGTTTTCTCAGATTAACAGTTTCGATGTGTTCGGGATAGGACAGCAGCATCAGACGAAAGGGTTCATCTATAATCCCGAGAAGCGTGCATTTAAACCCATAGACCATTCCTTCATAAAGATAACGGACTATGACGTGGTTTTCTTTATGGAGCTTTGTCCAGATGCCGGATATCTGGGGGCTGCGGGCGATAAGATATGAGTTTCTCTCCATTCCTACGAGCGTGGTCTTTGCGGATTCCTTTAAACCAACGAACTGAAGCTGCAATGTGGTGCCAAGTTCAATGCCAAGGTTCCCGGTCGTATTTGTCATAGCAATGGATGTATCCCTGACAGATTGTTACTATACTATGTACCTCTTTTTCAAGCCAAATGTGGACTGATAGAATATATCTGTAATCCCGAAGTTCTTTATTTGTATCAGTAAAGATGATAGAATGCCTGGAAACGTGAAAACTCAGGAGGATATGATGAGGAAACTTATGATCTGTGCAATCCTCTGTGCTGCTGTTATGAGCATAAGCGGTTGCGGCTATAATACGATGCAGGGCAATGAGGAAGCAGTAAAGGCGGCGTGGGGGGACGTAGAGGCCTCCTATCAGAGGAGAAATGACCTCATCCCGAACCTGGTTGAGACCGTCAAGGCATATGCAAAACATGAGCGTGAGACGCTGCAGGCAGTGACCGATGCGCGTGCAAAGGTCGGCAGCATCCAGGTGTCGAAGGATATGGTAGGTGACCCGAAGACGATGGCTCAGTTCCAGGAAGCACAGACAACGATGAGCAGCGCCCTGTCGAGGCTCCTGCTCGTTGTTGAGCGATACCCGGATCTCAAGGCGAATCAGAATTTCAGGGACCTCCAGCACCAGCTCGAGGGGACCGAGAACAGGATAAACGTTGCCCGTACCCGGTACAACAAGGCTGTACAGGATTTCAATACGTCCATCAGAATATTTCCGAACAATATAACGAACAGCCTGATCCTCCACCTGAGCCCCAAAGAACCCTTCAAGGCAGACCCGGGAGCGGCAAAAGCGCCGCAAGTGAAGTTCTAAGCAGAGAGCAGAGAGCAGAGAGCAGAGAGCAGAGAGCAGAGAGCAGAGAAAGACCCTTGTAAAACAACTTAGAGCAGTAAGATGACATATCGCAAAGGAAATATTTTTCATATATCGAATTTGATATTGATTGTTATCGCCCTATCTTTAACTCTCAGCTCTCAGCCCTTCGCTCTCCGCTCCGCTTTTGCCTTGGATGTTCCTCCGCTCCGCGGCTATGTGAACGATTATGCGAATATGATGTCGAGCCAGACAAGGGCGAAGGTTGAAGGGGAATTAAAGGCCTTTGAGCAGTCTGATTCAACGCAGCTCGTGGTCCTCACCATCCCTTCGCTTCAGGGTGAAGCGCTTGAAGACTTTTCCATTAAAGTGGCAGAGGCCTGGAAGATAGGACAGAAAGGAAAGGATAACGGGATCATACTTCTTGTC
It includes:
- a CDS encoding AAA family ATPase, with translation DLGITLSGRQLAAVKASVNSKIMVITGGPGTGKTTIINAIIKVCNKMGRKVLLAAPTGRAAKRITEATGREAKTIHRLLEYSPGGSSGEGGFKRNETNPLETDLVVVDEVSMVDTLLMYHFLKAMPAGATLVLVGDIDQLPSVGPGNVLKDIIDAGRVQVIRLNEIFRQSRQSMIIVNAHRINDGEMPLAAYGEGSLKDFYFFAIEEPEKVLEKVISLCKEGLVSRFGYDPLNDIQVLTPMHRGTVGVANLNTELQKALNPAKEELLRGGKLFKTGDKVMQIRNNYDKDVYNGDIGRVAGIDREIQELKVSYDGRLVSYDFSDLDEVVLAYAISVHKSQGSEYPVVIMPVLTQHYMLLQRNLFYTGVTRGKKLVILIGTKKALAIAVRNNKPQKRYTLLRERLRNEIPVRREALLEQKAEHP
- a CDS encoding carboxymuconolactone decarboxylase family protein, giving the protein MDEEAKKRTQETAKKLWTGGIKLDPPYLTWKEFDKDLANDLSMFITGNLYSRTVLTLPERQMAACAMLAALGAADELRLHVNAALNVGCDPRKLAEVFFQLAPYGGMPLVNKALEVYRDVLKGRGEWEAFKNSKR
- a CDS encoding flagellar brake protein codes for the protein MTNTTGNLGIELGTTLQLQFVGLKESAKTTLVGMERNSYLIARSPQISGIWTKLHKENHVIVRYLYEGMVYGFKCTLLGIIDEPFRLMLLSYPEHIETVNLRKQERVSCFLPAKLINNNIDYAGVILDISAGGCNFFFDLSDHEGLPDIKVGDDVKFSLHIGGSSGVTTVQATVRNLRSGGDKITIGAQFLNVDIETLSNLETYINIVTRSKTYR
- a CDS encoding LemA family protein, translating into MMRKLMICAILCAAVMSISGCGYNTMQGNEEAVKAAWGDVEASYQRRNDLIPNLVETVKAYAKHERETLQAVTDARAKVGSIQVSKDMVGDPKTMAQFQEAQTTMSSALSRLLLVVERYPDLKANQNFRDLQHQLEGTENRINVARTRYNKAVQDFNTSIRIFPNNITNSLILHLSPKEPFKADPGAAKAPQVKF